A window of Cloacibacillus sp. An23 genomic DNA:
GGCAAAGGCGGAGACATAGTCTCCGACGCCGTGCCGCTCGGCGCGGTACAGGTGCCGTCGCACGGAATGCCGATAGTGATGCTCGCGGACCGTCAGACGACAGGCGGATACACGAAGATAGGCGTGCTGACGCCGCTTTCTATAGAGGCGCTCGTACAGAAAATGCCGGGAGCTGCGGTGCGCTTCCGCGAAGCATCGATAGACGAGGGAACAGCCGAGCAGATGAAGATAGCCGCCGCCGTGCGCCGGGTAAACGAGCTGCGCTGCTCCTACGTGTCGCGTCCGCGCGCGGCGCTGACGCAGGCCGGAGCGACAGTGTCAAGGCTCCGCCTGACCGTCTGCGGAAAACAGTACGATGTAACCTGCGAAGAGATGCCATAAGGAGGAATGCACGATGTACAAGGTAGACCTGAACAGCGACATAGGCGAAAGCTTCGGCGCATATAAGCTCGGCGACGACGCGGCGGTGATGGACGCCGTAACATCCGCCAACGTGGCCTGCGGCTTCCACGCCGGCGACCCGCTCGTGATGAAGAAAACTCTTGAAAACTGCGCGGCGAAGGGCGTCGCCGCCGGAGCGCACCCCGGCTATCCGGACCTCGTGGGCTTCGGACGCAGAAACATGAAATGCACGCCGGACGAAGAATACGCCGACTGCCTGTATCAGATCGGCGCGCTCCAGGCTTTTTGCCGCGCGAACGGCATGACGCTCCAGCACGTGAAGCCGCACGGCGCGATGTACAACCAGGCCGCTAAAGATCCGTCCCTCGCCTCCGCGATAGCGCGCGCCGTCAGGGACGCTGGGGAGGGAATAATCCTCATGGGACTCGCCAACTCCGAATTCGAGAGGGCGGCCGAAGAGCTCGGCGTACCGTTCGCCGCGGAGGCGTTCGCCGACAGGGCCTACATGCCGGACGGAT
This region includes:
- a CDS encoding 5-oxoprolinase subunit PxpA → MYKVDLNSDIGESFGAYKLGDDAAVMDAVTSANVACGFHAGDPLVMKKTLENCAAKGVAAGAHPGYPDLVGFGRRNMKCTPDEEYADCLYQIGALQAFCRANGMTLQHVKPHGAMYNQAAKDPSLASAIARAVRDAGEGIILMGLANSEFERAAEELGVPFAAEAFADRAYMPDGSLVPRSQPGAVIHDAAKAAGRVVRMVTEGTVEAIDGTVINFRPDSICMHGDTPEAVEMAKAVRAALEAAGVKVTSLKEVVLG